Proteins encoded within one genomic window of Microbacterium soli:
- the glpX gene encoding class II fructose-bisphosphatase — protein MVSLTADLSPLRPDRNLALELVRATEAAAIRAVPFIGRGAKEAADGAAVDAMRAFLGTVDFQGRVVIGEGEKDNAPMLFNGEQVGTGRGPECDIAVDPIDGTSLTAAGRQNALSVLAVSDRGTMLDASSVFYMDKLVTGPAGVGVVDIRLPIGENIRRLAKALGKPVEEMVVSVLNRPRHEKLIQEIRDAGAGTRLMSDGDVAGGINAARHGARTDMCVGVGGSPEGIVTACAIKALGGHIQGVLWPRDDEERQRGIDAGLDMDKVYEADDLVKGNNTIFVATGVTDGQLVRGVRREAQYLYTESIVLRSASGTLRRIVSDHLVSKWL, from the coding sequence ATGGTGAGCCTCACAGCCGATCTCAGTCCCCTCCGCCCCGACCGCAACCTCGCACTGGAGCTGGTGCGCGCGACGGAGGCGGCGGCGATACGCGCCGTCCCCTTCATCGGCCGTGGCGCCAAGGAGGCCGCGGACGGCGCTGCCGTCGACGCGATGCGCGCGTTCCTCGGAACCGTCGACTTCCAGGGTCGCGTCGTCATCGGAGAGGGCGAGAAGGACAACGCGCCGATGCTGTTCAACGGCGAGCAGGTGGGCACGGGGCGCGGGCCGGAGTGCGACATCGCCGTCGACCCCATCGACGGCACCTCGCTGACCGCCGCCGGCCGGCAGAACGCGCTGTCGGTGCTGGCCGTCTCGGACCGTGGCACGATGCTGGACGCGTCGAGCGTCTTCTACATGGACAAGCTCGTCACCGGTCCCGCCGGCGTCGGTGTCGTCGACATCCGTCTCCCCATCGGGGAGAACATCCGTCGCCTCGCGAAGGCGCTCGGCAAGCCCGTGGAGGAGATGGTCGTCTCGGTGCTGAACAGGCCGCGGCACGAGAAGCTCATCCAGGAGATCAGGGACGCTGGTGCGGGCACCCGGCTGATGAGCGACGGCGACGTCGCCGGCGGCATCAACGCGGCCCGGCACGGGGCGCGCACCGACATGTGCGTGGGCGTCGGCGGCAGCCCGGAGGGCATCGTCACCGCCTGCGCGATCAAGGCGCTGGGCGGCCACATCCAGGGTGTCCTGTGGCCCCGTGACGACGAGGAGCGCCAGCGCGGCATCGATGCGGGCCTCGACATGGACAAGGTGTACGAGGCGGACGACCTCGTCAAGGGCAACAACACGATCTTCGTCGCGACCGGCGTCACGGACGGGCAGCTCGTGCGCGGGGTGCGCCGGGAGGCGCAGTACCTGTACACCGAGAGCATCGTGCTGCGCAGCGCGTCGGGTACCCTTCGCCGGATCGTCTCCGACCACTTGGTGTCCAA
- the fbaA gene encoding class II fructose-bisphosphate aldolase, producing MPVATPDQYAEMLDRAKAGGFAYPAFNVSSSQTINAVLQGLTEAGSDGIIQVTTGGADYFAGHTVKARATGALAFARYATEVAKSYPVTVALHTDHCPKDALGGFVEPLIAASEEEVKAGRNPIFQSHMWDGSAVPLAENIKIAKDLLPRMKAINAILEVEIGVVGGEEDGVSHEGSNEALYTTFADVDQAIQALGMGEQGRYIAALTFGNVHGVYKPGGVKLRPELLGEIQAQVAEKYGTGKNPLDLVFHGGSGSSDAEIATAVANGVIKMNVDTDTQYAYTRAIADYMFKNYDGVLKVDGEVGIKKQYDPRAWGKVAETAMAARVVESTRQLGSYGKSQS from the coding sequence ATGCCCGTCGCCACACCCGACCAGTACGCAGAGATGCTCGACCGCGCGAAGGCCGGTGGCTTCGCGTACCCCGCTTTCAACGTCTCCAGCTCGCAGACCATCAACGCGGTGCTGCAGGGGCTGACCGAGGCCGGCTCCGACGGCATCATCCAGGTCACCACGGGTGGTGCCGACTACTTCGCCGGCCACACCGTCAAGGCCCGCGCCACCGGTGCGCTGGCGTTCGCGCGCTACGCGACGGAGGTCGCCAAGAGCTATCCCGTCACGGTGGCGCTGCACACCGACCACTGCCCGAAGGACGCCCTGGGCGGCTTCGTCGAGCCCCTCATCGCCGCCAGCGAGGAGGAGGTGAAGGCGGGTCGCAACCCGATCTTCCAGTCGCACATGTGGGACGGCTCCGCCGTGCCGCTCGCGGAGAACATCAAGATCGCCAAGGATCTGCTCCCCCGCATGAAGGCCATCAACGCGATCCTCGAGGTGGAGATCGGCGTCGTCGGCGGCGAGGAGGACGGCGTCAGCCACGAGGGATCCAACGAGGCGCTGTACACCACCTTCGCGGATGTCGACCAGGCGATCCAGGCGCTCGGCATGGGCGAGCAGGGCCGCTACATCGCCGCTCTCACCTTCGGCAACGTGCACGGCGTGTACAAGCCCGGCGGGGTCAAGCTGCGTCCGGAGCTGCTCGGTGAGATCCAGGCGCAGGTCGCCGAGAAGTACGGCACGGGCAAGAACCCCCTCGACCTGGTCTTCCACGGCGGCTCCGGCTCCTCGGATGCGGAGATCGCGACCGCCGTCGCCAACGGCGTCATCAAGATGAACGTGGACACCGACACCCAGTACGCGTACACGCGTGCGATCGCCGACTACATGTTCAAGAACTACGACGGTGTGCTGAAGGTCGACGGCGAGGTCGGCATCAAGAAGCAGTACGATCCGCGCGCGTGGGGCAAGGTCGCCGAGACGGCCATGGCCGCCCGCGTGGTCGAGTCGACCCGCCAGCTCGGCTCGTACGGCAAGTCCCAGAGCTGA
- a CDS encoding DUF6264 family protein: MSVDRPQYGEYASPEEQRARAGLPPLEQGPTASAQVPPVVTPGRDADRSQGAAGRLITFVLLGFGLVNVLSSIPGLVDLSSALQQSLDLLGLEGTFTNHAGARTWGVAAAVVMLIGYAMTVWLSVRRIRRARSSWWIPLLGFVMTMIAVSICISVPMLGDPAFTKALLTPPAG, encoded by the coding sequence ATGAGCGTCGACAGACCGCAGTACGGCGAGTACGCCTCGCCCGAGGAGCAGCGCGCCCGAGCGGGCCTGCCTCCGCTGGAGCAGGGTCCGACGGCATCCGCTCAGGTCCCTCCGGTCGTGACGCCCGGCCGCGATGCCGACCGCTCTCAGGGCGCCGCGGGACGACTGATCACCTTCGTTCTGCTCGGCTTCGGCCTCGTCAACGTGCTCTCCTCCATCCCCGGCCTGGTCGATCTGTCCTCCGCGCTGCAGCAGTCCCTCGACCTGCTCGGTCTCGAGGGCACCTTCACGAACCATGCGGGTGCGCGGACGTGGGGCGTCGCGGCGGCCGTGGTGATGCTGATCGGGTATGCGATGACGGTGTGGTTGTCGGTGCGCCGGATCCGCCGGGCGCGCTCGTCATGGTGGATCCCCCTGCTGGGGTTCGTCATGACGATGATCGCCGTGTCGATCTGCATCTCCGTGCCGATGCTCGGCGACCCCGCATTCACGAAGGCCCTGCTCACACCGCCCGCCGGGTAG